The Rhododendron vialii isolate Sample 1 chromosome 6a, ASM3025357v1 genome includes a window with the following:
- the LOC131330733 gene encoding uncharacterized protein LOC131330733 encodes MMTNGDSSGKKKALSQFDFTRLVLSWSLQDILNENLYKNQVEKIPESFESVEHYLGSFVFPLLEETRAALFSSLDSVHEAPYAEVISLNESKPCGASLFDIKVDSWRNRFNDLGKEPYKTLPGDVFVVSDVKPESLSDLQQVGRMWTFASVTRITEEENEGDSSSTHFTVIASRDIEVKNGLRESLFVVFLMNITNYKRIWNALLMLRNLKIIKEVLCADSSVQEDCKHGSAYKKSLMTDTFVRNLLSKLNESQREVILASLHGIKCSHKSAVELIRGPPGTGKTKTVSVLLFTLLRMNCRTLICAPTNIAVNGVASRVLKLVRESSEAESEKQSFFCPLGDILLFGNKERLKVDSEIQDIFLDYRVARLEECLGPLTGWRHCLTAMIDFLEDCVSQYQVFIENQRMISEKEHIDQGEGTKAEFNSFLDFVRDRFKVNASSLRQCIFRLCTHLPRRFLLVHNLQNMEILIRFLGHLESLLFQNNLVSEELKEIFSHDNASDDISESFGDTRRKCISVLKTLRLSLEGLDLPSAMNSGSIKDFCFRMASLIFCTASSSYKLHSVEMEPLNLLVIDEAAQLKECESTIPLQLSGLGHVILVGDECQLPAMVTSAVCIEAGFGRSLFERLSLLGHPKHLLNMQHRMHPSISSFPNSMFYFNQILDSPHVKRKSYGRQYLQGSMFGPYSFINVIGGKEEKDDAEHSRRNMVEVAVVVKILQKLYKEWNVSKRKISVGVISPYAAQVVAILDKLGRKFENLDGFTVKVKSIDGFQGGEEDIIIISTVRSNRGGSVGFLSSPQRVNVALTRARHCLWIVGNERTLAKSPIWEAIVRDARHRQLFFDADKDSDMAKTIIDVKKELDQLDDLLNEDSILFKNAKWKVSFSDNFRKSFQKLKSTRIKMSVIQLLLKLSCGWRPKRRNVDSVCESSSQILKQFKVEGLYIVCSIDIIKDSMYIQVLKVWDVLPLDEISKLAKRLDGMFAMYSDDFINCCNQKLCDGDKEVPMSWGPSLGIPRFKSLCNHVPHNESSDGLIDGRSYFENSKVSESLSLMKFYSLSSGMVNHLLSNNTGGELDLPFEVSDEELEIIRFQKSTFILGRSGTGKTTVLTTKLFQKEQQHHFASKGLCGAGTSTSIETSQKNDVGECILETKGSVLRQLFVTVSPKLCYAIKQNVTNLKRFACGGNFSGENSSINVDEPAHFKDIPDSFVDISPSKYPLVITFHKFLMMLDGTMGNSYFERFLGAWGYSKRRTIGSRSVALETFLRTKEVNYERFCSFYWPRFNCQRTKKLDPSRVFTEIMSHIKGGLGVGKTHEGKIRQQDYVILSEGRVSTLSRERRERIYSIFQDYEKMKKDNGDFDSADFVNDLHYRLRNERFEGDKMDFVYVDEVQDLSVRQIGLFKYICQNVEEGFVFAGDTAQTIARGIDFRFEDIRNLFYREFILESRGDGSSERKDKGLLSKVLNLKQNFRTHDGVLRLEQSVIDLLYRFFHHAVDILEPETTLLYGEAPILLESGNDENAIITIFGKSGNGNGDIVGFGAEQVILVRDDSARLDISEHVGKQALVLTVVECKGLEFQDVLLYNFFGSSPLKNHWRVIYEFMKEQDLLDPGTSFSSFNEAIHNVLCSELKQLYVAITRTRQRLWICENIEDLSKPMFDYWKKKGLVQVKQLDDSLAQAMQVASSTQEWKERGIKLFHENNYKMAKMCFERAKDRLWEKRASAAYCRASADRMRGSNPEGARNALREAAEIYDSVGDAESAAAAAQCFYELGEYGRAGRIYEKCGESELKKAGECFSMAGCHKKAAEVYARGKYFSECLSACTEGKLLDMGLEYIQFWKEHAPTDNDMSKRSIEIDRIEQRFLESCAMHSYELKDNKSMVKFVRSFNSMASRRNFLTRVGCLDELLMVEEEFGNFSEAAEIAKMRGDTLLEADLRAKAGHFNEASMLILWHVFSKSLWVLGSKGLPLKHFPQESEILDKAKSFAKNKSDLFYEFVCTEVSILSTEEMNLLVLNQYLNASRRNKSLRGEILCTRRILDVHLHSSASTYEWEDELPADLIKHSEENVLHNQISVGTLVGFWNLWKQKVENIFEYLTCLETQAVNDHINYGDFCLNYFGVRRQLNNMNRKFVILNSDAVWVREIEDHFLRRSGNLVSTDAPHFVYAARSHWRSELLSVGLRVLETLEALHKFSSKNSISDFRQSLALVYTFEVTKSLLGSKYLDCKKQDTQKLQNFRKLSTAAYFNVAFPSEWRKSLTKDMTSLRGSAVSRNLLEEVIVDNISFTDELTYGQIGRVVMIWLGSGKPTEEVYKKISERFDSNSLWKEFVDALNGNAKSEFLLESTSGISTEAPREVSSVYKFQRALEDAYKVHWRQRDYISPTCFVYLVERLLILAYSFQGFLFTTKSSFVEWLICEQPHAKQSADVVNMMRFPTSGIFNFVVDIIKQVLYCKQDTREWIGKSDLNFKSYYPLLLLRLVVMLCLLCVNCEKYHNFLFEVLARNDITSLLPREFYDVFRRKRKYVNLTLLAEAFMKIEDPLVIVSLGENCSKFICPHAIFVDLRVTHRREDIMEVLFQTDNKAPLDQTVSVSVEVDATNSCGKELPLNIEKEKISKAPFSNSTSLADQNVENRKTSEGNLQMISGLFGKISDALKAVDNIGQRDLQNFVSGVSTIKVEVEKVINLITAALTEKMEFNEDGTPVPKPKEGSNALLTPTDLFSALENMVDEFKQLSSALNVSDSEVKRNISMITSLLKSFHTKRPELATLLNQLCMPNDTNSNRVASETNKLSENEGNLKKVEETSKSGKGNAVEATVSGARNRG; translated from the exons ATGATGACGAACGGGGATTCGTCAGGTAAGAAGAAAGCGTTGTCTCAGTTTGATTTTACTCGTTTGGTGCTCTCATGGTCTCTTCAAGACATCCTCAATGAGAATCTCTACAAGAACCAG GTGGAGAAGATTCCTGAATCGTTTGAATCAGTGGAGCATTATCTTGGTTCATTTGTTTTCCCTTTATTGGAGGAAACCCGAGCAGCATTGTTTTCCAGTTTGGATAGTGTTCATGAAGCACCTTATGCTGAGGTGATCTCCCTTAATGAGTCCAAGCCGTGCGGAGCATCTTTGTTTGACATTAAAGTTGATTCCTGGAGGAACAGATTTAATGACCTTGGAAAGGAGCCTTACAAAACCTTGCCTGGGGATGTTTTTGTCGTTTCTGACGTAAAACCTGAAAGTCTGTCTGATTTACAACAAGTTGGAAGGATGTGGACTTTTGCATCTGTCACTAGAATCACTGAGGAGGAGAATGAAGGCGATAGTTCATCTACCCATTTTACAGTCATAGCGTCAAGAGACATTGAAGTGAAAAATGGGTTGAGGGAATCGCTCTTTGTCGTTTTCTTGATGAATATAACAAATTACAAAAGAATATGGAATGCACTACTCATGTTAAGGAATCTCAAGATCATCAAGGAAGTTCTTTGTGCCGATTCTTCG GTTCAAGAGGATTGCAAACATGGTAGTGCTTATAAGAAGAGCCTAATGACTGATACATTTGTTAGGAACCTTTTATCTAAGCTGAATGAATCACAAAGAGAGGTGATCTTGGCTTCTCTTCATGGAATTAAGTGTAGCCACAAGTCTGCAGTGGAACTTATAAGGGGGCCACCAGGGACGGGGAAGACGAAAACAGTTAGTGTGTTGCTTTTTACCCTTTTAAGGATGAACTGCAGGACACTTATTTGTGCTCCTACAAATATAGCTGTAAATGGGGTTGCTTCTAGGGTTTTAAAGTTGGTAAGGGAGTCCTCTGAAGCTGAATCAGAAAAGCAGTCTTTCTTTTGTCCTTTGGGTGATATTCTCTTGTTTGGGAACAAGGAGCGGCTGAAAGTTGATTCTGAAATTCAGGATATCTTCCTGGATTATCGTGTTGCAAGGCTCGAAGAGTGTTTAGGACCACTGACTGGTTGGAGGCATTGTTTAACAGCCATGATAGATTTTCTTGAAGACTGTGTTTCTCAATACCAGGTTTTCATCGAAAACCAAAGAATGATCAGTGAAAAAGAACACATTGATCAAGGTGAAGGTACAAAGGCAGAATTCaattcatttcttgattttgtGAGAGACAGATTTAAAGTCAATGCCTCATCCCTGAGACAATGTATATTTAGATTATGTACACATTTACCAAGGAGATTCCTGTTGGTGCATAATCTCCAAAACATGGAAATTCTCATTCGCTTTCTTGGTCATTTGGAATCATTGTTGTTTCAAAACAATTTGGTTTCTGAGGAACTTAAGGAAATCTTTTCTCATGATAATGCAAGTGATGATATTTCTGAATCTTTTGGGGATACAAGGAGAAAGTGCATTTCTGTACTAAAAACCCTTCGACTTTCGCTTGAAGGCCTTGACCTGCCAAGTGCCATGAACTCAGGTTCAATTAAGGACTTCTGTTTCCGaatggcgtccttgattttctgtACTGCCTCAAGTTCCTATAAGCTCCATTCAGTGGAAATGGAACCACTGAATTTGCTTGTCATTGATGAAGCAGCACAATTGAAGGAATGTGAATCAACCATACCTCTTCAACTATCCGGTCTAGGTCATGTTATTCTTGTTGGTGATGAGTGCCAACTACCAGCAATGGTTACTAGTGCT GTCTGTATTGAAGCTGGATTTGGAAGAAGcttgtttgaaagattgagTTTGTTGGGTCATCCCAAGCACCTTCTTAACATGCAGCACAGGATGCATCCTTCAATAAGTTCCTTTCCAAATTCAATGTTCTATTTCAACCAAATCTTGGACTCTCCACATGTGAAAAGGAAAAGTTATGGAAGGCAGTATCTTCAAGGGTCAATGTTTGGTCCCTATTCTTTCATTAATGTTATTGGtggcaaagaagaaaaagatgatgCTGAACATAGCAGACGAAATATGGTTGAGGTGGCTGTGGTTGTGAAGATATTGCAGAAATTATATAAAG AATGGAATGTCTCCAAAAGGAAGATTAGTGTTGGCGTGATATCTCCCTACGCTGCTCAAGTTGTGGCCATCCTTGATAAACTTGGACGAAAATTTGAGAATCTTGATGGATTCACTGTGAAGGTGAAGTCAATTGATGGGTTTCAAGGCGGAGAGGAAGACATCATAATAATATCAACAGTAAGGTCTAATCGTGGTGGATCTGTTGGGTTCCTTTCCAGTCCTCAAAGAGTTAATGTTGCATTGACCAGAGCTCG GCATTGTCTTTGGATCGTGGGAAATGAGAGGACGCTAGCCAAGAGTCCCATCTGGGAAGCAATAGTCCGTGACGCTAGGCATCGTCAATTGTTCTTTGATGCTGATAAGGATAGCGATATGGCCAAAACCATAATAGATGTCAAGAAAGAGCTTGATCAGCTTGATGATTTGTTGAACGAAGATAGTATACTTTTTAAGAATGCTAAGTGGAAG GTATCCTTCAGTGATAACTTCAGAAAGTCATTTCAAAAGCTGAAATCAACCCGTATAAAAATGTCAGTCATCCAACTATTACTGAAGCTTTCATGTGGTTGGAGACCAAAAAGGAGGAATGTGGACTCAGTTTGTGAGAGCTCTTCGCAGATCTTGAAACAATTTAAGGTTGAAGGGCTCTATATTGTTTGCTCTATAGACATTATAAAGGACTCAATGTACATCCAAGTTTTAAAGGTTTGGGATGTTTTGCCATTGGATGAGATCTCGAAATTGGCTAAACGCCTTGATGGAATGTTTGCTATGTACTCTGATGATTTTATCAATTGCTGCAACCAGAAACTCTGTGATGG TGATAAAGAAGTTCCGATGAGTTGGGGGCCATCTTTGGGTATTCCCCGGTTTAAGAGTCTTTGCAACCATGTGCCTCACAATGAGTCAAGTGATGGTCTTATTGATGGTCGAAGTTATTTTGAGAACTCAAAGGTGAGCGAAAGCTTGTCATTGATGAAATTCTACTCTTTATCATCTGGTATGGTGAACCACTTGCTTTCCAATAACACTGGTGGAGAACTGGACCTACCGTTTGAAGTATCAGATGAGGAGTTAGAGATTATTCGGTTCCAAAAAAGCACCTTTATACTTGGAAGGTCGGGAACTGGAAAAACTACAGTTTTGACCACAAAATTGTTTCAGAAGGAGCAACAACACCATTTTGCTTCTAAAGGACTTTGTGGAGCTGGGACCAGTACCAGTATAGAAACTAGCCAAAAGAATGATGTTGGTGAGTGCATTTTGGAGACCAAGGGAAGTGTCTTACGGCAGCTTTTTGTGACAGTTAGTCCAAAGCTGTGCTACGCTATCAAACAAAATGTGACCAACCTGAAAAG GTTTGCTTGTGGGGGGAATTTCTCTGGAGAAAACAGTTCAATCAACGTGGATGAGCCAGCTCATTTTAAGGATATCCCAGATTCCTTTGTTGACATTTCCCCTAGCAAATATCCACTTGTAATTACATTTCATAAGTTCCTAATGATGCTTGATGGGACAATGGGCAATTCATACTTTGAGAGGTTCCTTGGTGCTTGGGGGTATTCGAAGCGTAGAACTATAGGTTCAAGATCAGTAGCTTTGGAAACTTTTTTAAGAACAAAGGAGGTCAACTACGAGAGGTTTTGTTCCTTTTATTGGCCCCGTTTCAATTGCCAGCGAACAAAGAAGCTTGATCCTTCTAGGGTCTTCACTGAGATAATGTCTCATATAAAGGGTGGATTGGGAGTGGGGAAGACCCATGAAGGTAAAATCCGTCAGCAGGATTATGTTATCTTGTCTGAGGGTCGGGTGTCCACTTTGAGtagggaaaggagagagaggatatACTCTATCTTTCAAGATtacgaaaaaatgaaaaaggataaTGGTGATTTTGATTCGGCTGATTTTGTGAACGATCTTCATTATCGACTAAGGAATGAAAGATTTGAAGGTGACAAAATGGATTTCGTATATGTTGATGAAGTGCAGGATTTGTCAGTGAGACAAATTGGACTTTTCAAATATATTTGCCAAAATGTGGAGGAAGGCTTTGTTTTTGCTGGTGATACAGCGCAAACTATTGCTAGAGGaattgattttaggtttgaAGATATAAGAAATCTATTCTACAGAGAGTTCATATTGGAATCAAGAGGTGATGGGTCTTCTGAAAGAAAGGATAAAGGACTTTTATCGAAAGTTCTCAACCTTAAACAGAATTTTCGTACTCATGACGGTGTTCTTAGATTAGAACAGAGCGTAATTGACCTTCTTTACCGGTTCTTTCATCACGCTGTTGATATTTTGGAACCTGAGACAACTCTTCTCTATGGTGAGGCTCCAATTCTTCTTGAATCTGGAAATGATGAAAATGCAATTATAACTATTTTCGGAAAGAGTGGAAACGGAAATGGGGACATAGTCGGTTTTGGTGCTGAGCAGGTGATATTAGTACGGGATGATTCTGCCAGGCTGGATATATCTGAACATGTTGGAAAGCAAGCTCTTGTTTTGACTGTTGTGGAGTGCAAGGGTTTAGAGTTTCAG GATGTATTGTTGTACAACTTTTTTGGCTCATCACCACTGAAAAATCATTGGAGAGTAATATACGAGTTCatgaaagaacaagatttgCTGGATCCTGGAACTTCCTTTTCCAGTTTCAACGAGGCAATACACAATGTCCTGTGTTCTGAACTGAAGCAACTCTATGTGGCAATTACTCGTACAAGGCAAAGATTATGGATCTGTGAAAATATAGAGGACCTCTCCAAGCCCATGTTTGACTATTGGAAAAAGAAGGGCCTTGTGCAAGTAAAACAGTTGGACGATTCACTTGCACAAGCAATGCAAGTTGCAAGTAGCACCCAGGAGTGGAAGGAAAGGGGTATCAAG CTATTCCACGAGAATAACTATAAGATGGCAAAGATGTGCTTTGAAAGGGCAAAAGACAGATTGTGGGAGAAAAGGGCTAGCGCTGCTTACTGCAGAGCTTCTGCAGACCGTATGCGTGGTTCAAATCCTGAAGGGGCTCGCAATGCCCTAAGGGAAGCTGCTGAAATATATGATTCCGTTGGTGATGCTGAATCTGCTGCGGCTGCTGCCCAATGCTTTTACGAATTGGGGGAGTATGGAAGAGCAG GAAGAATTTATGAAAAGTGTGGGGAATCTGAGCTAAAAAAAGCTGGGGAATGTTTCTCTATGGCAGGTTGTCATAAGAAGGCAGCTGAAGTTTATGCTAGGGGAAAATACTTTTCAGAGTGCTTGTCAGCTTGCACCGAGGGAAAATTACTTGACATGGGTTTGGAATACATCCAGTTCTGGAAAGAGCATGCCCCGACAGATAATGACATGTCTAAAAGAAGTATCGAAATTGACAGAATTGAACAACGGTTCCTTGAGAGTTGTGCAATGCACTCTTATGAGCTTAAGGATAATAAATCTATGGTGAAATTTGTTAGATCTTTTAACTCGATGGCTTCAAGGCGCAACTTCTTGACGCGTGTGGGTTGCCTTGACGAGCTTTTAATGGTTGAAGAAGAATTTGGAAACTTTTCGGAAGCTGCAGAGATTGCAAAGATGAGAGGAGATACTCTACTTGAGGCTGATTTGCGAGCAAAAGCGGGACACTTCAATGAAGCTTCCATGCTTATCTTATGGCATGTCTTTTCCAAATCTTTGTGGGTATTGGGAAGCAAAGGTTTGCCTCTAAAGCATTTTCCACAAGAGAGTGAGATTTTAGATAAAGCCAAGTCATTTGCGAAAAACAAGTCAGATCTCTTTTATGAGTTTGTCTGCACTGAGGTTAGCATTTTATCAACTGAAGAAATGAACTTGTTGGTATTGAACCAGTATTTAAATGCTTCACGTCGTAATAAAAGCCTCAGGGGCGAAATCTTATGCACTAGAAGAATTCTTGATGTTCATCTTCATTCAAGTGCATCAACGTATGAGTGGGAGGATGAACTACCAGCTGATCTGATTAAGCATTCCGAAGAAAATGTTTTGCATAATCAGATTTCTGTGGGAACCCTGGTTGGCTTTTGGAATCTTTGGAAACAGAAGGTTGAAAATATCTTTGAGTACCTAACTTGTCTTGAAACCCAGGCCGTTAATGACCATATCAACTATGGTGACTTCtgtttgaattattttggtGTGAGGAGGCAATTGAACAACATGAATAGGAAATTTGTTATTTTGAACTCTGATGCCGTTTGGGTGAGAGAAATTGAGGACCACTTTCTTCGGAGGAGCGGAAATCTTGTTTCCACTGATGCTCCCCATTTTGTTTATGCTGCTAGGAGTCATTGGCGATCAGAATTGCTTTCTGTTGGTCTAAGGGTGTTGGAAACCCTTGAAGCACTTCATAAGTTCTCAAGCAAGAACTCCATTTCTGATTTTCGCCAAAGCTTGGCTCTTGTGTACACATTTGAGGTGACAAAGAGTCTTCTGGGATCCAAATATCTTGATTGTAAAAAACAAGATACTCAGAAGTTGCAAAATTTTCGCAAGCTCTCTACTGCAGCATATTTCAACGTTGCTTTTCCTTCAGAGTGGCGGAAATCATTGACCAAGGATATGACTTCTCTGAGGGGCAGTGCAGTTTCCCGTAATTTACTTGAAGAGGTTATTGTTGACAATATTAGCTTCACGGATGAGCTAACCTATGGGCAAATTGGGAGGGTAGTGATGATATGGCTTGGTTCCGGAAAGCCGACTGAAGAAGTTTACAAGAAAATTTCAGAGAGGTTTGACTCAAATTCACTGTGGAAAGAATTCGTTGATGCCCTAAATGGGAATGCGAAATCTGAATTTTTGCTGGAATCCACATCAGGCATTTCAACTGAGGCTCCAAGAGAGGTCTCTTCTGTATATAAGTTTCAGAGGGCTTTGGAAGATGCTTATAAAGTCCATTGGAGACAACGGGACTATATATCACCCACTTGTTTCGTGTATCTTGTTGAGAGGCTTTTGATATTGGCTTACTCCTTCCAAGGGTTCCTTTTCACCACAAAATCTTCATTTGTGGAGTGGCTAATTTGTGAGCAACCACATGCCAAACAAAGTGCTGATGTTGTAAATATGATGCGATTTCCCACCAGCGGCATTTTTAACTTTGTGGTGGACATCATCAAACAGGTCCTTTACTGTAAGCAAGATACAAGAGAGTGGATAGGAAAATCGGATCTCAATTTCAAGTCCTACTATCCGTTGCTGTTGTTGAGGCTGGTTGTCATGCTCTGCTTGCTCTGCGTGAACTGTGAGAAGTAtcacaattttctttttgaggtACTGGCGAGGAATGATATTACATCGTTGCTGCCTAGGGAATTCTATGATGTCTTCAGGAGAAAAAGGAAGTATGTGAACTTGACTTTGCTTGCCGAAGCATTCATGAAGATTGAGGATCCTCTTGTTATAGTGAGCTTGGGAGAAAATTGTTCCAAATTTATATGTCCTCATGCCATTTTCGTGGACTTGAGAGTTACCCACAGGAGAGAGGACATTATGGAAGTATTGTTTCAGACAGACAATAAAGCCCCTCTAGATCAAACTGTATCTGTATCTGTCGAGGTGGATGCAACCAATTCTTGTGGAAAAGAACTTCCTTTGAACATTGAGAAAGAGAAGATTTCTAAGGCTCCATTTTCAAACTCAACATCCCTGGCAGATCAGAATGTGGAAAATCGGAAAACAAGTGAAGGCAACCTGCAAATGATCTCTGGGCTCTTTGGGAAAATATCTGATGCATTGAAGGCTGTAGATAACATAGGACAGAGAGATTTACAGAATTTTGTGTCTGGTGTCTCAACGATAAAG GTGGAGGTAGAGAAAGTTATAAACCTCATAACTGCTGCACTGACTGAAAAGATGGAATTTAACGAAGATGGAACCCCTGTTCCCAAGCCAAAGGAGGGTTCTAATGCGCTGCTCACCCCTACCGACCTTTTTTCAGCACTTGAAAACATGGTTGATGAATTTAAGCAGCTATCTTCTGCGCTGAATGTGAG TGACAGTGAAGTAAAGAGAAACATTTCAATGATTACCTCACTTTTGAAGAGTTTTCACACAAAAAGGCCAGAGCTGGCAACTTTGTTGAACCAGCTGTGCATGCCAAATGATACAAATTCTAACAGAGTGGCGTCAGAGACCAATAAATTGTCAGAAAACGAAGGCAATCTCAAGAAGGTGGAGGAAACTAGCAAATCTGGTAAAGGCAACGCTGTGGAGGCTACTGTTTCAGGAGCACGGAACAGGGGTTGA